A window of the Trichocoleus sp. genome harbors these coding sequences:
- a CDS encoding AI-2E family transporter, with protein sequence MFQSLNRFPRLLTWGLLFPVLFLNGWLLLIIVRELEPLVSILISATVIAFLLDYPIRFLQQTGIPRGLAVTVVFLLFLILLVTLGFFLGPLILRQANELLIRLPEWIESGRQQLNNLSVWAAEQQLPIDIRENVVQNLAQLSDRLSRTLRLLTGQLVSIIFGAIGSIVNVFLTIVFAAFLVLRGESLWAGILSWLPGQWDDQIRQFLPENFERFIVGQVTLATILIMEQTTLMVVLGVPLSVLFGVVIGVGSLVPLGGVISVIVISSLLALQNFWLGAKVLLFALIVLQINDNVVGPRIIGDITGLNPVWMLISLFIGLKLAGGLGLIITVPIASFIKETGDRIRASKFDPLASVASALNDDPPLPQPLKDG encoded by the coding sequence ATGTTTCAGTCCCTTAACAGATTTCCCCGACTTCTAACCTGGGGATTGCTGTTTCCGGTTTTGTTTCTCAACGGCTGGCTGCTGCTCATTATCGTGCGGGAGCTAGAGCCCTTAGTCAGTATTTTGATTTCTGCAACGGTTATTGCGTTTTTGTTAGATTATCCAATCCGATTTCTGCAGCAGACTGGAATTCCGCGTGGGCTTGCTGTCACAGTTGTTTTCTTGCTGTTTTTGATTCTTTTGGTGACGCTGGGCTTCTTTCTGGGTCCTTTGATTTTGCGACAGGCAAACGAGTTACTGATCCGTTTACCAGAATGGATTGAGTCTGGACGGCAACAGTTGAATAATCTCTCAGTCTGGGCAGCAGAACAACAACTCCCAATTGATATCCGAGAAAACGTAGTGCAAAATCTGGCGCAGTTGAGCGATCGGCTCTCTAGAACCTTGCGCCTGCTAACTGGGCAGCTAGTCAGCATCATCTTTGGAGCGATCGGCAGCATTGTCAATGTATTCCTGACGATCGTATTTGCGGCATTTCTGGTGTTGCGTGGAGAAAGCCTCTGGGCAGGAATTTTAAGCTGGCTACCGGGACAGTGGGATGACCAAATTCGACAGTTTCTGCCGGAAAACTTTGAGCGGTTTATCGTCGGTCAGGTAACGCTTGCCACAATCCTGATTATGGAGCAGACAACGCTAATGGTCGTTCTGGGGGTACCGCTCTCAGTGCTATTTGGCGTTGTAATTGGGGTAGGGAGTCTTGTACCGCTGGGCGGTGTGATTAGCGTGATTGTAATCAGTTCGCTGCTTGCCTTACAAAATTTCTGGCTGGGAGCAAAGGTGCTGCTGTTTGCGCTGATTGTCTTGCAAATTAACGATAACGTTGTGGGTCCGCGCATCATTGGCGATATTACAGGCTTAAACCCTGTTTGGATGCTCATTTCTCTCTTTATTGGGTTGAAGTTAGCAGGTGGACTCGGCTTGATTATTACTGTGCCGATCGCCAGCTTTATTAAAGAGACAGGCGATCGAATTCGTGCCTCAAAGTTTGACCCGCTCGCTAGTGTGGCATCTGCGCTCAATGATGATCCACCTTTACCCCAACCGCTGAAAGATGGCTAG